TACCCAGTTTTAGTTTCCATAGCGTTAGCTGTGCCTGATGCAATTGCATATCGAATCACATCTTCATATTCCATGTTACAATCCAAAGCATATAATAATCCACCAACAACTGAATCTCCAGATCCTTCTGTATTTATTACATTCACAGGATCAAAATCAACAAAAAGATAATCATTATAGTGTTTAACAATTGCGCCATATGATCCCAAAGAAACAAATATATTATTGACCCTTTCAAATAAAGAATTTTGCAAATATTGTTTTAAAATTTGTGGTATAACAGTTACTTTTGTTCCTAGTAGCTCTGCAAGTTCTTGTTCATTTGGTTTAATATAATCTAGTTGCTGTGAACTTTTCAAAACAGACTTTAATGCTGTTCCAGATGTATCTAAAATAATATTTATATCTGGATTAATTTTTCTAATTATAGAAATTACACTACTGTAAAAATTAAGTGGCAATTGTTTTGGAAAACTACCATTTATTGATACAGCTTTTATATTATTAGTTGTAATTAATAATCTAATTTTATCCAAAAGACGATCCAAATCAGATAAATTTATAGAATTATAAATTTCATTAATTTCCGTTTTAGTACTATTACTTTGAATAATAGTGTAACAATTCCGTGTTTCACCATTTACTTGTACAAAATTAGGAATATAACTATCTTTTTGTGCTTGCTTTAATATATATCGACCGTTTTCTCCTCCTAGAAAACCTGTAGCAATTGCTTTAGCACCAAGCTGAGAAGCAACTCTTGCGGCATTAATTCCTTTACCACCTACCATTTTTTTTATTAATTTTGCTCTATTAAGATTGCCAATCTTTAAGTCATCAATTTTATATAGCCGATCTATAGAAGGACTAATTGTAATAGTTAAAATCATTGTTTTCTCCTATTTTATTATTTTTACATATTGTGAATATTTTTTTTGATCTTCCAAACTAATTTGACTATCTGTGACAAAATAATCAAAATTAGATAAATTTTGAAAAGTAATAATATCTGAATGGTTTAATTTTGTATGATCAGCTACAATTACTGCTTTATCAGCATGATCAAAAGCGATATTTTGAATATTGCCTTCACTCATCATACTTGTAGTAACGTGATCGTTATTAATACCATTAGTCGAACAAATAGCAAAATCAAGATTCAAACCTTTAAACATACTTTCTGCTTTTCTACCCAAAAACTCTTCAGTATTTCGATGTAATTCACCTCCAGTTAGAAATATTCGACAATCACTATTAATTAATTCAGTAAAAGCAGGCAAACTATTAGTAACAAAAGTAGCTTTTTTCTTAGAAAGATAAGGTACTGCTAAAAGTATCGTTGTTCCAGCACCTAAATATACAGTTGAATTATCTGGAATTAATTCATTTAATCTTTGCGCAATCTCTTTCTTTTCAATAATATTCCGTTTCAATTTCTCATTAGTTGAAAATTCAGTTTGCTTTTTACTTTGTGCACCACCATAAATTCTTGTTAACTTACCTTCATCTTCTAATTTCTTTAAATCTCTTCTAATTGTCATAGAAGAAACCTGCAAAGTTTTTGCAATCTCATTAGTAGACATAAATCCAGCTTGATCAATTAAAGCATGGATTCTTGATAACCTTTCCTCTTGAAGCCCCATTATTAATCACTTCTCTTTATTAAAATTGTTTCCTATGTTTTGAATTATAACAAAGATAAACATTTTTAGGTATATTTTGTTTAACTTTGTTTATCTATGGTTGACATTGTAAAAATATGAGATTATACTGGAATCGTATTCAAAGAAGGGAGGAAAAAAATGGAAAATAAGATGTTCTATTCAGAGCTAATTGACTTGTCCATAGATGTAAATAGTGAATTACAGTTATTTGATTTAATTGGTAGTCGTGTTATTGATTCAAAATTTGCTAAATTAGGTTATATTTCTAGTTTAGAAAAACGTGAAATATCTTATCCAACTGGATTAAAATTTGAAAATATATCATTAGCATTACCCCATGTTGATAGTGCATATATAGATAAACCTTTTATTTATATCGCTCGAACTAAGCATCCATTATCACTTAAACAAATGGGAGATTCCATAGATATGGAAGCAAGTAACTTTTTATTTTTAGGTATTAAAGATAGTCGTAAACAACCAGAACTCTTAGCAAAAATAATGAATGCTTTTCAAGATAAAGAATTTGCCAATAAATTTCTATGTACTAACAATGAAACCGTTATGTATAAATTAGCAAATAAAAAATTTTAGGAGAATTAACATGAAAACTATCCTTGTTTGTTGTGGTTCAGGTGTTGCAACTAGTCCTCAAGTTGCTAATAAGATTAATGATTATTTAAGTGATAACAATTTAGATAGTAAAGCTAAGGCAACACCAAAACCTATTGAAACAGCAAAATCAACTATAGAAAACGACCCTAGCATTATTATTTATGTCGGCATTGCTCCAGCAGATGAAGAATTGCAAGAAGTACTGGATGAAAATAACGTAGTAGGTATGGTTGGCTTACCTTGGTTAACTGGAATGGGACAAGATGAGGCCAATAAAAAAGTTAAAGATATTATTATAAATGCTTAGTATCCAACTACCTACATAAGTAGAGGTGATGAATAATGGATTGGAACTCGGTAGTACAAGCAATTTTAGGAGTTGGAGCTCAAGTATTAGTTCCCATTTTGATTATTATTTTAGGATTAATATTTGGGATGAAACCTTCAAAAGCTGTTTTATCTGGATTATATCTTGGTACAGGTTTTATTGGAATGTCAATGGCTATTAACCAATTGACAGAAACGGTTAGCCCTGCAGCTAAGGCTTTAGCAAAATATACAGGCATCAATTTACCCGCTGTTGATTTTGGTTGGACCGGTGCAGCAGCAATAACATGGGGCTGGACATTAGCCTTTGTGTTTTTCTTAGTTGAAATTGCTATTAATCTAGTCATGTTATTAACAAAATTAACAGATACAATGAATGCTGATATGTGGAACGTCTGGGGCATAGCTTTAACAGCATACATGGTTTATCAAATCTCCGGAAGCTTGATTTGGGGATTCATTTGTGGAGGCATTCAAGTTATAATTTGCCTGAAATTAGGTGATATGTGGAGTAAAGAAATTGCTGATATGCTTGGTTATGAAGGAGTAACTGTTACACATATTGAAGCATTTACAGCTGTTATTATGTTTCCTATAAATAAATTAATGGATTATATTCCAATTTTTAATCGTGAATGGGATGCATCAGCTTTAAAACGGAAAATTGGTGTTTTAAGTGAACCTGTAGTAATGGGTGCAATTATAGGTTTAATCTTGGCATTAGCTGGTCATTATAGTATCGGAGATGCTCTTAATTTATCAGTTACTGTAGGAGCTGTCATGGCTATTTTCCCAGTTATGGCTAAGTTCTTCATGGATGCTTTAACTCCATTTGGATCTACTATGAGCGATTTTATGAAAAAACATGTTAAAGGTAGAACTTTTGTAATTGGTTTAGATTGGCCTATTCTTGGACAAAGTACCGAATTATGGGTAACTATGGTATTAATGATTCCTATTTCAATTATATTTGCAGCTATTTTACCTGGAAATACAATTTTACCTATTGCCGGAGTTATTAATTATTGCATTGGTGTAGGAGGATTATTATTAACTGGTTGTAACTTACTTAGAATGTTAGTATTAGGAATTATTTATGAACCACTTTTCTTATATGGTGCATCATATTTTGCCAACATATTCACAAAATTAGCAAAAGAATCTGCTGCTATTAAGGTACCTCATGGGGCACAAGTATCTTGGAGTTCCATTGAAGCTCCAGAATTGAGATTTTTAATGGCATGGTCAGGTAAAGGAAATATTCCAGCAATAATTGGATTAGTCGTTCTACTGTTATTATTCTTTTTGCTCTATAAATACTTTAAGAAGAATCCTATTCCAGCAATAAAATACAAGCAAAGTAACAATGATTAATAAAGGTTAAGGTAATATATATGTTGAACAACAAATTCAATTGGACCATGATAGCTTTTATTACTTTTGGGTTATTCATCTTTGCTATTATTAGTAAACTATACTGGATTAATATTTTTGTGATTATTTTAGGAATTCTTATCAATCATAAAGGCTCCCCTATCTTATTTTCTAATTTAAAAAAAAGTAACAAGACAATATCTAAAAAAAATATTAGGAGGAATTAAAACATTATGAAGTTTCCTGCAGGACGTATACCATTTGAATATGAACGTGAAGATTTAGCCAAAGTTGTAAGAGAAGTTATGGAAAGAAGAGATACTAATATCGTAGGAGGAAACATTAGCATTCGTGTTAAAGATGAAGATGGTAAAGATTATTATGTAATGACTCCCACGATGATGTCCGAAGCATATTTAGGTCATCTAACAGCAGATCAAATATTGGTAATTGAACCACATACAAGAAAAGTTGTTTCTGGTAATGGAAAAGCCACAAGAGAAATTAATATGCACGAAGCTATTTATGATACTAATCAAGATATTAAATGCGTATTTCATTCACATGCTGATCGTGCAATGTTTTGGGCGACTAGCGGTTTAAATATGCCCAATGTTACTGAAGCAACGCAAAAACTTAAAGAAATAAGAACGTTAAAATGGCATCCGATGTGCACGGAAGAATTAGCACAATATGTAGCCACAGAAATTAAAAACATTGGAGATAAAGCTTTACGGAATGGATTTTTGTTAAATTCTCACGGAACATTATTTACTTCCGGTGGAAAAAATATGGATCCACTTACTGCATTGCACAAATCACTAGCTGATGTTGATATTACTGAATATAATGCACAAGTTGCTTATGACCAAACTATTTTTCAACAAATGGGTGTTTTAGATGGTTATTACTCAGAAGATACAAAAATTGGAACTTGGGAAGATGTTAAAAATGGAAAAGCATTGTATAATAAAAATTCTTCACAAAATAAAAAAGGCGACTAACCTAAGTCAATCACCTTTTTAAGACTACACACACACTAATCTTATATCATTTCTTATAATAAAACAATACTTTATTTTTTACATCTTGTAATTGTTAAAGATATATCAACAATTACAAGATGTTTTTATTTACAAAAAAGATTGATTATAATAGGGAACAATATATCAACTCAAATAAATTTATATTATATTGAAAAAGAGTATTCTACACGATCACAACGGACAAATGACTTAGAATAATGAATAATATCATCATCTACCAAACTAATCTTATCTAAAACAAATAATGGGTCGCCCATGGTACATTGTAAAATATTTGCCATATGAGCATTGGCCACTATTCCATTAATCTTTAAGTTAGATTTATTGATATTAATTTGATATTCGTTTTTTAAAACTTCATATAAAGATTTTTTATTTGATAAATTTTCAATTATTTTGGGAAATCGTTCAGTTTCTACATAGATATTATCAATCGCAACTGGGGAATCATCTTCAACAATTAATCTACTAATTAACGTAATATTTGTACCCGATGAAAGATGCAATTTCCTATTAATCTGATTGTCTTCATTAATAATTGATGTTTTCAATATTTGTACATCAGTTTTATGTCCTTTGGGAGCTAAAAAATCATTAAATCCTAATGAATTTTTTCCAAGTGTCATATTTTCTTTCCTATATAATACAAAAGTTCCTTTTCCTCTAATCTTTTTAAGTAAACTTTTATCAACAAGAATTTGTATAGCTTTACGTATTGTAATCTTACTTACAGAAAAGCGTTCACATAATTCAGTTTCAGTAGGTAATTGTTGTTCTGGTTTATATTTTCCCATATATATATCAGATTGAATTTTAGTAGCAATCTGTTGATATAAAGGTTTATTCTCTTTTAATTCCATTAAACTACATCCGCTTCTAAAACTTTATATGGCTAAGTTATCATAATTAGAAATAAAATATATTCTTATAAAATTCCTAAAGCGCCAATTATGATACCAACAAGTATAATACCAATAAGTAAAGCATTTGTGTTAACTTTCTTTTTAATGAGATAGTAAATTATTAAAGTTATAACAAAAGGAAGTAATTTGGGGAAAATTTGATTAAGCATATCTTGAAGAACCAATTTAGTTCCACCAGTTGAAAATTTTAACGGAGTTGTAATATCTACCATGCTGGCAACCATGCCTCCAACAACTGATAAACCTACAATTGAAGCGAACTGCATAACTCGATTCATCAAACCTTCTTGATATAACTTAGTTAGATAGTTCTTTCCAGAATTATAACCTAAAAAAGTTCCATAATATGATACAAATAATGAAGGAATCATAAATAGTCCAACTGCTAATATAGGACCTAAAATACTACCTTGCTTAGCAAATGATAATCCTATACCAAAAGTAATAATTCGAATAGTTCCTTGAAAAAAAGAATCTCCTATGCCAGCAAATGGCCCCATCAAACTTGTTTTAATCATTGAAATAGATTCAGTATTAAAATCACCATTACTATTTGCATTTTCTTCTTCCATGGAAGCCGATAATCCCATAATAAAAGAAGTCAATTGTGGAGTACAATTATAAAATTCCATATGGCGTTCATAAGCTCGTTTTTTTTCTTCTTTATCATCATCATACAATTTATCTAACACTGGAGCCATGCCATACATAAATCCCATATTCATTTGTCGTTCATAATTCCACGAACACATAATAGCCATTGAGCGAAAAAAAACTTTTACTAAATCTTTTTTTGTTACATGTTTTTTAGGAGTGGTCATCACTTACCTCCTTACCATAATTAACTTTATCCATTATAAAGGCTAAAATTATCGAAAACAAAGTTACACCAATCAAATCTACTTTTAAATAAGCCACAATTAAAAATCCAAATAAAAAATACAAAAATAATTTTTTATTTAACATTGTACTTAATAGCATTGCAAATCCTAATGCTGATAAAAGATTACCAGCAACTGTTAAACCATGTGTAATAACTTTCGGAATCATATCTACAATATTTTTAACTGAATCGGCCCCAAAATAAATAGTAATAAAAATTAGTGCAAAATAAAGTATTGCATTTAGAGCAAATGCCCAATAAACATGAATATGTTGTGCCTTTTTAAAATGATTATTAGCGATTGCCTTATCAGCCATGTGTCCGAACTGAGCCATAATCATGCGCATCAATATATCTAAAAATTGAGCGGCAACAGCTATGGGTAGCGCAATTGCTAAAGCAGTCTGTGTACTAGCGTGTGAAAGGATAGCAAATGCTGTTGCAATTACACTACCAATTTGCATATTAGGTGGTGCTGCTGCTCCAATAGCGACAAAGCCCATTGATATTAATTCAAGTGAAGCTCCTAAAATTATCCCCTGTTGAACATTACCCAATACCAACCCTGCTAAAGTGCTTAAAATTAAGGGTCGTCCGATATTTTGACGACCAATGAGTCGAGAATCAATTACACCAACAACAGATACCAACCCTAGCATAATAGCTTTAAATAACATTATAATCACCTCTTAATCATTAAAATTAGCTTTTTCCACTGGTGAAGAAGGAACTTGTTGAATAAAAACCTTAACGTTATGATTAATAATGTCTTTTGTTTGTTTTAATTCTTCTGGTGTCAAAAAGACAGCTTGCCCATATTGTTTAGAATTGGCTTTTTTAGCAATTCCACCATAATTTATTTCTTTTATTTCTGGAATTATATTAATTAATTCTTTTGCTTGTTCTGGCCCTTTTACAAGAATCATGATTTTATCTTTAGAATTTTTAGATACTACATTTTGAACATCAGAAATTTTCACAATATCCATTTTTACGTCTTCAGGCTTGGCCATCTTTAGTGCAATGGAAGCAATGGGATCATTTTGAATCATATTATCGCCAATAATAATATGATTAATATCATATTGTTTAATCCATGAAAAAATAACCTGTCCATGTAATAAACGATGATCTACTCTAACAATTTTTATCATTATTTTTCCTCTCTTAACAAAAGTCTTTAAGCTTTTTATTAACAGACATTAATCCTTGTCGCGATTCACTAATTAAATCATCTATATTAATATCAGTTAGCTCCATTCCTTCATCACGATTAATAATTATTTGCAACAATAATTGCAAGTTTATTCCTGAAATGATTTCTACATATTTATTTTTGTTCATTTGTTTGATTGCAATATTAGTCGGTGTGCCACCGATAATATCAGTCAATATTAACAAGTCGTTCTCTTTACATTTTGTGGTTATGATTTTGTCTAATTCACTTTCAAAATTACTAGTTTCCATATTTTTTTTAAAAGAAAGTGCGTATACATTTTTTAACTTTATTCCAGAAATTAATTGACAAGCATTAATTAAGCCCTCACATAAATTCTCATGTGTAGCAATAATAATATCAAAACTTTTAGCCATATTATTTACTACTCCTATTAATACTTTTCGTGCCACATATATCTACGTACATCCAAAGAATGTCCTCTTTGAAACGCTATTGATTCGACTAATTGTCTTACTACTACTCCAGATAAAATAGCGGCAATATATTGTTTAGATTCTTCTTTAACCCCATCTAAATTTAAATCTTTTTGATCTAAAATAGTAATATTTTTAGTGTACTTAACAGCAAAATCTTCTACTCTTTGATCTAATTTTCTAGTATTACCAATACTTTTAATCATTAAAAAAGGTACATTATCATCAGTAATTTCAAATGGGCCATGGAAATATTCTCCAGAATGAATCATTGCAGAATTAATCCATTGCATTTCCATAAACCAACAATTAGCAGTAGAATACATTTCTCCGTAATTAATTCCGCTAGCTAAAGTATAAATAATTTTATCTCGTTTATTTTCTTTGCCCCACTGGTCTGCCAAAGGTTGATATTTTTTCTTGTTTTGAATAGTTAACTCTTGTAATTTATTTAATTCATTAAAGCAAGTGTCCCATTTTCCCTTATTAGTAAAATGTTTTAAAAGCTTAAAAATCAATCCATAAAATACAGGTTTATTTAAATCACTAGCATCAGCATCTTTACCCCAATCATAGTGAATAGGATATTCTGATTCATTCCATAAAAAAGAATCTTTTTCATGTGAAAAAGAAATAGTCGTAGCACCAGCTGCACGAGCTACTTTTGTAGCATTAACAGTTTCTGGTGTAGTTCCTGAATGAGACATAGTTATAACTACTGCATTTTCACCTAATAATTTAGGAGTGTCATTAATAAATTCATTTGCTGTATAAACTTGTGACACTAGTTCCGTTTCTCTATCAAAAATATATTGTCCTGGCATCAATACTGCTTGAGAACCACCACACGCTGCAAAATAAATACTTTTAATATTCTTATTCTCTAATGCAGCAACTGCATTATCAATTTCTTCAATATGCTCTTTTCTCATAGTCTTTCTCCTTCTAAAAAAATTAATATTAAAAGATTATATAATGTTATATAATCTTTTAATTGTAAGTTTATATTAACAGTCTTAAAATTACAACCCTTTAATTTAAAAAAATATTTTTAATATATCGCTTACATTTTTCAAGACGGGATATATTACACAAAAAAACAGTTTATTATTTTAAATAACAAACTGTTAATTAAACTATCTATACTTTATGGTGCTATTAATTGCAAAACATCAGCTGAATTGATTCCTGTAAAGTATTGTGATAAATCATTATTTTCCAAAACCATTTTCAGGCTTTTATAATCATAATTAATTCCTAACAACTGTTGCTCTAAATTCTGCACATCTCTTTCACCAAAAAATCACCATAAAATCTAGCAACACTGATTTTTCCATGTTCAACTAAAAATCGTGCATCAATGGTTCCCATAGAAAAATGATGCCGGCGTTGGATTGTAAATTTGGGTGACTTTCCATAAACCCAATCCCAATTGTAATAATATTTTTCTTTTAACTGATCAATAGCTGCTTGATCATCAGCAGTTAAATGATATTCTTTATCTTTAATCTCCTCCAGACTTTGTGCATGGAATAAGCTTAATAGTAATACATCTCGAAATTGCTCGGTTGTTAGATGTTGATATTTTTCTGCCAAATATGGACGAATATTAGTTACCCGACTACGAATTGACTTAATTCCTTTGGATTGAATTTTATCTTGGCGTACATGGAGAGCTTTGGATAAAACATCTAAATCAACATCATAAGATAAGGTCCCATGTGAGAAGGTTTTCCCATTTTTCGTGTACATGGCATTACCAGAAAACTTCTTTCCCTCAATTGTAATGTCATTGCGTCCTGTGACTTGAGCTCCTTGAGCTCCTAACCCGTGTAAGGCATCAACAATCGGTTGAACAATTTGTTTAAAATTGCCAAACTGTTCGTCATTAGCATCAACTACAAAGCTAAAGCATAAATTACCTAAATCATCATAAATACCGCCACCACCAGAAACTCTCCGGG
The nucleotide sequence above comes from Bombilactobacillus bombi. Encoded proteins:
- a CDS encoding DeoR/GlpR family DNA-binding transcription regulator, whose translation is MGLQEERLSRIHALIDQAGFMSTNEIAKTLQVSSMTIRRDLKKLEDEGKLTRIYGGAQSKKQTEFSTNEKLKRNIIEKKEIAQRLNELIPDNSTVYLGAGTTILLAVPYLSKKKATFVTNSLPAFTELINSDCRIFLTGGELHRNTEEFLGRKAESMFKGLNLDFAICSTNGINNDHVTTSMMSEGNIQNIAFDHADKAVIVADHTKLNHSDIITFQNLSNFDYFVTDSQISLEDQKKYSQYVKIIK
- a CDS encoding PTS galactitol transporter subunit IIC, which gives rise to MDWNSVVQAILGVGAQVLVPILIIILGLIFGMKPSKAVLSGLYLGTGFIGMSMAINQLTETVSPAAKALAKYTGINLPAVDFGWTGAAAITWGWTLAFVFFLVEIAINLVMLLTKLTDTMNADMWNVWGIALTAYMVYQISGSLIWGFICGGIQVIICLKLGDMWSKEIADMLGYEGVTVTHIEAFTAVIMFPINKLMDYIPIFNREWDASALKRKIGVLSEPVVMGAIIGLILALAGHYSIGDALNLSVTVGAVMAIFPVMAKFFMDALTPFGSTMSDFMKKHVKGRTFVIGLDWPILGQSTELWVTMVLMIPISIIFAAILPGNTILPIAGVINYCIGVGGLLLTGCNLLRMLVLGIIYEPLFLYGASYFANIFTKLAKESAAIKVPHGAQVSWSSIEAPELRFLMAWSGKGNIPAIIGLVVLLLLFFLLYKYFKKNPIPAIKYKQSNND
- a CDS encoding SIS domain-containing protein; this translates as MRKEHIEEIDNAVAALENKNIKSIYFAACGGSQAVLMPGQYIFDRETELVSQVYTANEFINDTPKLLGENAVVITMSHSGTTPETVNATKVARAAGATTISFSHEKDSFLWNESEYPIHYDWGKDADASDLNKPVFYGLIFKLLKHFTNKGKWDTCFNELNKLQELTIQNKKKYQPLADQWGKENKRDKIIYTLASGINYGEMYSTANCWFMEMQWINSAMIHSGEYFHGPFEITDDNVPFLMIKSIGNTRKLDQRVEDFAVKYTKNITILDQKDLNLDGVKEESKQYIAAILSGVVVRQLVESIAFQRGHSLDVRRYMWHEKY
- a CDS encoding PTS system mannose/fructose/sorbose family transporter subunit IID, giving the protein MTTPKKHVTKKDLVKVFFRSMAIMCSWNYERQMNMGFMYGMAPVLDKLYDDDKEEKKRAYERHMEFYNCTPQLTSFIMGLSASMEEENANSNGDFNTESISMIKTSLMGPFAGIGDSFFQGTIRIITFGIGLSFAKQGSILGPILAVGLFMIPSLFVSYYGTFLGYNSGKNYLTKLYQEGLMNRVMQFASIVGLSVVGGMVASMVDITTPLKFSTGGTKLVLQDMLNQIFPKLLPFVITLIIYYLIKKKVNTNALLIGIILVGIIIGALGIL
- a CDS encoding 1-phosphofructokinase family hexose kinase produces the protein MILTITISPSIDRLYKIDDLKIGNLNRAKLIKKMVGGKGINAARVASQLGAKAIATGFLGGENGRYILKQAQKDSYIPNFVQVNGETRNCYTIIQSNSTKTEINEIYNSINLSDLDRLLDKIRLLITTNNIKAVSINGSFPKQLPLNFYSSVISIIRKINPDINIILDTSGTALKSVLKSSQQLDYIKPNEQELAELLGTKVTVIPQILKQYLQNSLFERVNNIFVSLGSYGAIVKHYNDYLFVDFDPVNVINTEGSGDSVVGGLLYALDCNMEYEDVIRYAIASGTANAMETKTGYIEKNNVNNLVKKLRIKYL
- a CDS encoding PTS mannose/fructose/sorbose/N-acetylgalactosamine transporter subunit IIC; the encoded protein is MLFKAIMLGLVSVVGVIDSRLIGRQNIGRPLILSTLAGLVLGNVQQGIILGASLELISMGFVAIGAAAPPNMQIGSVIATAFAILSHASTQTALAIALPIAVAAQFLDILMRMIMAQFGHMADKAIANNHFKKAQHIHVYWAFALNAILYFALIFITIYFGADSVKNIVDMIPKVITHGLTVAGNLLSALGFAMLLSTMLNKKLFLYFLFGFLIVAYLKVDLIGVTLFSIILAFIMDKVNYGKEVSDDHS
- a CDS encoding GntR family transcriptional regulator; amino-acid sequence: MELKENKPLYQQIATKIQSDIYMGKYKPEQQLPTETELCERFSVSKITIRKAIQILVDKSLLKKIRGKGTFVLYRKENMTLGKNSLGFNDFLAPKGHKTDVQILKTSIINEDNQINRKLHLSSGTNITLISRLIVEDDSPVAIDNIYVETERFPKIIENLSNKKSLYEVLKNEYQININKSNLKINGIVANAHMANILQCTMGDPLFVLDKISLVDDDIIHYSKSFVRCDRVEYSFSI
- a CDS encoding PTS sugar transporter subunit IIA, producing MAKSFDIIIATHENLCEGLINACQLISGIKLKNVYALSFKKNMETSNFESELDKIITTKCKENDLLILTDIIGGTPTNIAIKQMNKNKYVEIISGINLQLLLQIIINRDEGMELTDINIDDLISESRQGLMSVNKKLKDFC
- a CDS encoding PTS sugar transporter subunit IIB — encoded protein: MIKIVRVDHRLLHGQVIFSWIKQYDINHIIIGDNMIQNDPIASIALKMAKPEDVKMDIVKISDVQNVVSKNSKDKIMILVKGPEQAKELINIIPEIKEINYGGIAKKANSKQYGQAVFLTPEELKQTKDIINHNVKVFIQQVPSSPVEKANFND
- a CDS encoding PTS galactitol transporter subunit IIB, which gives rise to MKTILVCCGSGVATSPQVANKINDYLSDNNLDSKAKATPKPIETAKSTIENDPSIIIYVGIAPADEELQEVLDENNVVGMVGLPWLTGMGQDEANKKVKDIIINA
- a CDS encoding PTS sugar transporter subunit IIA, producing the protein MENKMFYSELIDLSIDVNSELQLFDLIGSRVIDSKFAKLGYISSLEKREISYPTGLKFENISLALPHVDSAYIDKPFIYIARTKHPLSLKQMGDSIDMEASNFLFLGIKDSRKQPELLAKIMNAFQDKEFANKFLCTNNETVMYKLANKKF
- a CDS encoding class II aldolase/adducin family protein is translated as MKFPAGRIPFEYEREDLAKVVREVMERRDTNIVGGNISIRVKDEDGKDYYVMTPTMMSEAYLGHLTADQILVIEPHTRKVVSGNGKATREINMHEAIYDTNQDIKCVFHSHADRAMFWATSGLNMPNVTEATQKLKEIRTLKWHPMCTEELAQYVATEIKNIGDKALRNGFLLNSHGTLFTSGGKNMDPLTALHKSLADVDITEYNAQVAYDQTIFQQMGVLDGYYSEDTKIGTWEDVKNGKALYNKNSSQNKKGD